Genomic DNA from Butyricicoccus intestinisimiae:
CGATGAATCGACATACCTCGTTTCGCATCGGCGGACCGGCAGACCTGTTGGTTATGCCGAAAACCGAGCGTGCCGTCTGCTGCGCTGTAAAGGCGGCAAAGCAGGCGGGACTGCCGCTGACTGTTTTGGGAAACGGTTCCAATGTGCTGGTGCGCGATGAAGGCATTCGCGGCGTCGTGCTGTGCATTGGCACGGAATACGGCGCGGTACACGTGGAGGGAACCGCAATGCAGGCACAGACCGGCGCACTGCTGTCGGTGCTCGCCAATGAAGCGCTGAAAAACAGCCTGACTGGTTTGGAATTTGCGGGCGGTATCCCGGGCTCTCTGGGCGGTGCGCTGTTTATGGACGCCGGTGCGTACGGCGGACAGATGGCGGATGTCGTGGTGTCCTCGCGCTATTATGACGCAGAGACCGATACCATCGGCACGCTGACCGGAAAACAGCACGCCTTCGGCTACCGCACGAGTGCGTACAAAGACCATCCGCAGTGGGTGGCACTGTCCGCCGATA
This window encodes:
- the murB gene encoding UDP-N-acetylmuramate dehydrogenase; the protein is MIEEFKKKLECPADELAFYTKEPMNRHTSFRIGGPADLLVMPKTERAVCCAVKAAKQAGLPLTVLGNGSNVLVRDEGIRGVVLCIGTEYGAVHVEGTAMQAQTGALLSVLANEALKNSLTGLEFAGGIPGSLGGALFMDAGAYGGQMADVVVSSRYYDAETDTIGTLTGKQHAFGYRTSAYKDHPQWVALSADMQLKIGDPAEIKAKMDDFSQRRRDKQPLNYPSAGSTFKRPEGYFAGKLIQDAGLMGYTVGGAQVSEKHAGFVINRGGATCADVLALIDHVREEVRRQFGVELEPEVRLL